A DNA window from Magnetococcales bacterium contains the following coding sequences:
- the eno gene encoding phosphopyruvate hydratase, whose protein sequence is MTTIAHVHAREILDSRGNPTVEVEVTTATGRIGRAAVPSGASTGAREALELRDGDAKRYLGKGVQKAVAAVNQTIAPEIRGMEIFAQRALDARMIALDGTPDKSALGANAILGVSLAAAKAGARVTGQPLFRYLGGVNAHRLPTPMMNILNGGAHADNNVDIQEFMILPVSATTMAEAVRMGAEVFHHLKKVLSKKGLNTAVGDEGGFAPNLASNEEALKVILMAIENAGYIPGEDIFLGLDCASSEFFDAKSGQYDLKGENRILTRQELVGYYKDLCARYPILSIEDGCAEGDWEGWRLLTDTLGEKVQLVGDDLFVTNPAILAEGVRQGIANAILVKVNQIGTLTETLEAVELARQSGYPSVISHRSGETEDVTIADLAVAVNAGQIKTGSLNRSDRIAKYNQLLRIEESLGTAARYAGKQAFFNLFPGVIQS, encoded by the coding sequence ATGACCACCATCGCCCATGTCCATGCCCGCGAAATCCTTGATTCCCGGGGCAATCCCACCGTCGAGGTGGAAGTCACCACCGCCACCGGTCGCATCGGTCGCGCCGCGGTTCCTTCGGGAGCCTCCACCGGCGCCCGGGAAGCCCTGGAACTGCGCGACGGTGACGCCAAACGTTATCTCGGCAAAGGGGTGCAAAAAGCGGTCGCCGCTGTCAACCAGACCATCGCACCGGAAATTCGCGGCATGGAAATCTTTGCCCAACGCGCCCTGGATGCCCGCATGATCGCGCTGGATGGCACGCCGGACAAATCGGCCCTGGGGGCCAATGCCATTCTCGGGGTCTCCCTGGCGGCGGCCAAGGCAGGAGCCAGAGTCACCGGACAGCCTTTGTTCCGTTATCTGGGTGGGGTCAACGCCCATCGCCTGCCCACACCGATGATGAACATCCTCAACGGCGGCGCCCACGCCGACAACAACGTGGACATCCAGGAGTTCATGATCCTGCCGGTCTCCGCCACCACCATGGCCGAAGCGGTGCGCATGGGCGCCGAGGTGTTTCATCACTTGAAGAAAGTCCTGTCGAAAAAAGGACTCAACACCGCTGTCGGCGACGAAGGCGGCTTCGCTCCCAATCTCGCCTCCAACGAAGAGGCGTTGAAAGTGATTCTGATGGCCATCGAAAACGCCGGCTACATTCCGGGAGAAGACATCTTCCTGGGCCTGGACTGCGCCTCTTCCGAATTTTTCGACGCCAAAAGCGGTCAATATGATCTCAAGGGGGAAAACCGCATCCTGACCCGTCAGGAACTGGTGGGCTACTACAAGGATCTGTGCGCCCGCTATCCGATTCTCTCCATCGAAGACGGCTGCGCCGAAGGAGACTGGGAAGGCTGGCGTCTGCTCACCGATACCCTGGGAGAAAAGGTCCAACTGGTGGGAGACGATCTGTTCGTCACCAATCCCGCCATCCTGGCGGAAGGGGTGCGCCAGGGAATCGCCAATGCCATTTTAGTCAAGGTCAACCAGATCGGCACCTTGACCGAAACCCTGGAGGCGGTGGAACTGGCCCGTCAATCCGGTTATCCGTCGGTGATCTCCCACCGTTCCGGAGAGACCGAAGACGTGACCATCGCCGATCTGGCGGTGGCCGTGAACGCCGGTCAAATCAAGACCGGATCCCTCAACCGTTCGGACCGCATCGCCAAATACAACCAACTGTTGCGCATCGAAGAGTCCCTGGGCACAGCCGCGCGTTACGCCGGAAAACAGGCCTTCTTCAACCTTTTTCCGGGCGTCATTCAATCTTGA
- the gcvPB gene encoding aminomethyl-transferring glycine dehydrogenase subunit GcvPB, with translation MTQTIFDASRPGRRNPHHIPEAPATPEGIPERFLRPTPPPLPQVSELQVVRHFTRLSQLNFSVDTQFYPLGSCTMKYNPRACQVLASLPGFLNRHPLASEESGQGVLRCLHELQEMLGEIAGMPGVSLVPMAGAQGEFAGVAMIRAYHRSRGDEARRVMLVPDASHGTNPATAAMCGCTVQEIPTNDQGDVNLDALRQAVGPQTAGLMLTNPSTLGVFERQVAQIAQIIHAAGGLLYYDGANLNAVAGRVRPGDMGFDAVHFNVHKTFATPHGGGGPGAGPVAVSERLVPFLPLPVVKKELDDKGREWFSWMDETQCPESIGRLATFAGNVGVLLRAHIYLRMTGAEGMKRVSGFATLNANYLMARLSAAGFTVAFPGRRATHEFILTLKPEADAFGVSALDFSKRLLEFGIHAPTMYFPSLVPECLLIEPTETETKETLDQFVEAMIAIRREAETNPQRLLTAPHAVPVPGGGVGRLDATRAARKPDLIWKETITQ, from the coding sequence ATGACCCAAACCATCTTCGACGCCTCCCGCCCCGGTCGCCGCAACCCCCATCACATCCCGGAGGCTCCGGCCACGCCAGAAGGGATCCCGGAACGGTTTCTGCGCCCCACGCCACCGCCTCTGCCACAGGTTTCCGAGTTGCAGGTGGTACGCCACTTCACCCGGCTCTCCCAGTTGAATTTTTCCGTGGATACCCAGTTCTATCCCCTGGGATCCTGCACCATGAAATACAATCCCCGGGCCTGTCAGGTCTTGGCCTCGCTGCCGGGATTTCTCAACCGTCATCCGTTGGCCTCGGAGGAGTCGGGTCAGGGGGTGTTGCGCTGCCTGCACGAACTGCAAGAAATGCTTGGCGAAATCGCCGGCATGCCCGGGGTTTCCCTGGTGCCCATGGCCGGGGCGCAAGGGGAGTTCGCGGGAGTGGCGATGATCCGGGCCTATCACCGCTCCCGGGGAGACGAGGCGCGCCGGGTCATGCTGGTGCCCGACGCCTCCCACGGCACCAATCCCGCCACCGCCGCCATGTGCGGTTGCACGGTGCAAGAGATCCCCACCAATGACCAGGGTGACGTGAACCTGGATGCCCTGCGTCAGGCCGTGGGACCCCAGACCGCCGGATTGATGCTCACCAACCCCTCCACCCTGGGGGTGTTCGAGCGTCAAGTCGCCCAGATCGCGCAGATCATCCACGCCGCCGGAGGACTGCTCTACTACGACGGCGCCAATCTCAACGCCGTGGCGGGCCGGGTACGTCCGGGAGACATGGGATTCGACGCGGTTCATTTCAATGTCCACAAGACCTTCGCCACGCCCCACGGCGGCGGCGGACCCGGCGCCGGACCGGTGGCGGTCTCCGAGCGACTGGTTCCGTTCCTGCCCCTGCCGGTGGTCAAAAAGGAACTCGACGACAAAGGCCGGGAGTGGTTCTCCTGGATGGACGAGACCCAATGCCCGGAGAGCATCGGTCGTCTTGCCACCTTCGCGGGCAATGTCGGGGTACTGTTGCGCGCCCATATCTATCTGCGCATGACCGGCGCCGAAGGCATGAAACGGGTCTCCGGCTTCGCCACCCTCAACGCCAACTATCTCATGGCCCGCCTGAGCGCCGCCGGCTTCACCGTAGCCTTTCCCGGTCGCCGCGCCACCCATGAGTTCATCCTCACCTTAAAACCCGAAGCCGACGCCTTTGGCGTATCGGCTCTGGATTTTTCCAAACGCCTTTTGGAATTCGGCATTCACGCCCCGACCATGTATTTTCCATCCCTGGTCCCGGAATGCCTGTTGATCGAACCCACGGAAACGGAAACCAAAGAGACTCTGGACCAATTCGTGGAGGCGATGATCGCCATCCGCCGCGAGGCGGAAACCAATCCCCAACGTTTGCTCACCGCACCTCACGCCGTTCCGGTTCCGGGCGGTGGCGTCGGTCGTCTCGACGCTACCCGCGCGGCCAGAAAACCGGACTTGATCTGGAAGGAGACGATTACCCAATGA
- the gcvPA gene encoding aminomethyl-transferring glycine dehydrogenase subunit GcvPA yields the protein MPFIPHTPTDIDEMLQSIGVPDLETLFEEIPDSLRCPTLDLPPALGEMAVGRMMRERAETDANGLCFIGAGAYEHHIPAAVWEIAARGEFLTAYTPYQAEASQGTLRLLYEFQTMMAGLTAMDAGNASLYDGASGLGEAVLMAARASGNAGGKILMPASVHPHYRAVVQTMTADQDLEVVEIPFDPLEGRILPKALNRFHGQKIAVLVIPQPNFFGILEEVDTLTDWAKAEGATVVASVNPLSLGLLKPPGHWGRQGADIACGDGQPLGIPLSSGGPYFGFLCCKQALLRQMPGRIVGRTQDAQGRTGFILTLQAREQHIRRAKATSNICTNQGLMTVAASIHLSLLGPEGLAKTAALCHARTRTLVEKLTEIPGVTRLFTGPYFHETALRLPKPAAPILARLARLGIQGGYALGDDHPFHDKGVLVCATETKTEADLQFYADTLAWVLNAKEG from the coding sequence ATGCCATTCATCCCCCATACGCCCACCGATATCGACGAAATGCTTCAGTCGATCGGCGTCCCGGACCTGGAGACCCTGTTCGAGGAGATCCCCGATTCCTTGCGCTGTCCCACGCTGGACCTGCCCCCGGCCCTGGGGGAGATGGCCGTGGGACGGATGATGCGGGAACGGGCCGAAACCGATGCCAATGGCTTGTGTTTCATCGGGGCCGGCGCCTACGAGCACCACATTCCGGCCGCCGTGTGGGAGATCGCCGCCCGGGGAGAGTTCCTCACCGCCTACACCCCCTATCAGGCCGAGGCGAGCCAGGGCACCTTGCGGCTGCTGTACGAATTCCAAACCATGATGGCGGGCCTTACCGCCATGGATGCGGGCAACGCCTCCCTGTATGACGGAGCCAGCGGATTGGGGGAAGCGGTCCTCATGGCCGCCCGCGCCAGCGGCAACGCGGGAGGCAAGATTCTCATGCCCGCCAGCGTCCATCCCCACTACCGGGCCGTGGTGCAAACCATGACCGCGGATCAGGATCTGGAGGTGGTGGAAATCCCCTTCGACCCGCTGGAAGGCCGCATTCTGCCCAAGGCCCTGAACCGTTTCCATGGCCAGAAAATCGCCGTCCTGGTGATTCCCCAACCCAACTTCTTCGGCATCCTGGAAGAGGTGGACACCCTCACCGATTGGGCCAAGGCCGAAGGGGCCACCGTGGTCGCCTCGGTCAATCCCCTCTCTCTGGGCCTGCTCAAGCCTCCGGGCCACTGGGGCCGACAGGGGGCGGATATCGCCTGTGGTGACGGACAACCCCTGGGGATTCCCTTGTCATCCGGGGGGCCGTATTTCGGATTTTTGTGTTGCAAGCAGGCGTTGCTGCGCCAGATGCCCGGTCGCATCGTGGGTCGCACCCAGGACGCCCAGGGCCGAACCGGCTTCATTCTCACCTTGCAGGCCCGCGAACAGCACATCCGTCGCGCCAAGGCCACCTCCAACATCTGCACCAATCAAGGGCTGATGACCGTAGCCGCTTCGATCCATCTCTCCTTGCTGGGACCGGAAGGCTTGGCCAAAACCGCCGCCCTCTGTCACGCCCGTACCCGCACCCTGGTGGAAAAACTGACCGAAATCCCCGGCGTGACCCGTCTATTCACCGGTCCGTACTTCCACGAAACGGCCCTGCGCCTGCCCAAACCCGCGGCTCCGATCCTGGCCCGGCTGGCGCGACTGGGCATTCAGGGGGGATACGCCCTCGGGGACGACCACCCCTTCCACGACAAGGGAGTGCTGGTGTGCGCCACGGAAACCAAAACCGAGGCGGATCTGCAGTTCTACGCCGACACCCTGGCCTGGGTGCTGAACGCGAAGGAAGGATGA
- the gcvT gene encoding glycine cleavage system aminomethyltransferase GcvT, whose protein sequence is MHKTILHNRHVGLGARMAPFAGWDMPLHYGSQIQEHHAVRRHCGVFDVSHMGVVDLHGGDVIGLLRWILACDAGRLADGGGQYGLMLNERGGVADDLITYRLNATFFTLVVNAGNREKDLAWIRIHAPAYEVTVTERTDLAILALQGPEAASHLGTILPASLAEKAMAMPAFHMLAQDEWRVARTGYTGEDGFELMIPTTMAGHVWDRLLKAGVAPAGLGARDTLRLEAGMNLHGRDMHDKSNPLERGLGWTIVWEPDTRHFVGRQSLEPTRHDPELKKRIGLILTDKGVLRDHQVVYLNDEPVGEITSGGYSPTLETGIALAVVESRLQPGEMCQVNVRGRLLAARAVRPPFVRMGKPAFKD, encoded by the coding sequence ATGCACAAAACAATTCTGCACAACCGTCACGTCGGACTCGGAGCGCGGATGGCGCCATTTGCGGGCTGGGACATGCCCTTGCATTATGGATCGCAAATCCAGGAGCATCACGCGGTGCGCCGCCACTGCGGGGTGTTCGATGTCTCCCACATGGGGGTGGTGGATCTGCATGGCGGGGACGTAATCGGGCTGTTGCGCTGGATTCTGGCCTGCGACGCGGGACGACTGGCGGACGGTGGCGGGCAATACGGGCTGATGCTCAACGAGCGCGGCGGAGTGGCGGACGATCTCATCACCTATCGTTTGAACGCCACCTTTTTCACCCTGGTGGTCAACGCGGGCAACCGGGAAAAGGATCTCGCATGGATCCGCATCCACGCCCCGGCCTACGAAGTCACGGTGACCGAACGCACGGATCTGGCCATCCTGGCGTTGCAGGGGCCGGAGGCGGCAAGCCATCTGGGGACGATCCTGCCCGCCTCCCTGGCGGAAAAAGCGATGGCCATGCCCGCGTTTCACATGCTCGCCCAGGACGAATGGCGCGTGGCCCGCACCGGCTACACCGGCGAAGACGGCTTTGAACTGATGATCCCCACCACCATGGCCGGACACGTCTGGGATCGGCTGCTCAAGGCCGGAGTGGCGCCCGCCGGCCTGGGCGCGCGGGATACCCTCCGACTCGAAGCGGGCATGAACCTCCATGGCCGCGACATGCACGACAAAAGCAATCCTTTGGAACGGGGACTGGGTTGGACCATCGTCTGGGAACCGGATACCCGCCATTTTGTGGGACGACAATCCCTGGAACCCACCCGTCACGATCCGGAACTCAAAAAACGCATCGGCCTGATCCTCACCGACAAAGGGGTATTGCGGGATCATCAGGTGGTCTACCTCAACGACGAACCGGTGGGAGAGATCACCAGCGGCGGCTACTCCCCCACGCTCGAAACCGGCATCGCCCTGGCGGTGGTGGAATCCAGACTGCAACCCGGGGAGATGTGTCAGGTGAATGTGCGGGGTCGCCTGTTGGCCGCCCGCGCGGTGCGTCCGCCTTTTGTCCGGATGGGAAAACCGGCGTTCAAGGATTGA
- the kdsA gene encoding 3-deoxy-8-phosphooctulonate synthase, producing MEPPVQHIVTVGDLAIGNRLPLVLIAGPCVLEGDTLPTRREFALSTATRIGAIMNRVGLPWIYKASFDKANRTSSQGFRGPGLDDGLNLLAMVKQELGLPVVTDIHTPEQAAPVAEVVDMLQTPAFLCRQTDLIQAAARTQRPVNIKKGQFLAPQDMARVVAKARDTGNERILVCERGFAFGYGDLVVDMRALTILADSGAPVVFDATHSVQKPGGLGNASGGERRFVAPLARAAVATGVAAVFLETHPDPDLAPCDGPNMVPFDQLEALLRQLKRLDEGLKNG from the coding sequence ATGGAACCACCGGTGCAACACATCGTCACCGTGGGGGATCTGGCCATCGGCAACCGCTTGCCTTTGGTCCTGATCGCCGGTCCCTGTGTGCTGGAAGGCGATACCCTCCCCACCCGTCGGGAGTTCGCCCTGTCCACGGCCACACGCATCGGCGCCATCATGAACCGGGTCGGACTGCCCTGGATCTACAAGGCCTCCTTCGACAAGGCCAACCGCACCTCCTCCCAGGGGTTTCGCGGACCCGGACTCGATGACGGCCTGAACCTCCTGGCCATGGTCAAACAGGAACTGGGCCTGCCGGTGGTCACCGACATCCACACCCCGGAGCAGGCCGCCCCCGTGGCCGAGGTGGTGGACATGTTGCAGACTCCGGCCTTTTTATGCCGTCAAACCGATCTGATCCAGGCAGCGGCCCGCACCCAACGACCGGTCAACATCAAAAAAGGACAGTTCCTGGCTCCCCAGGACATGGCCCGGGTGGTGGCAAAGGCCAGAGACACGGGCAATGAACGCATTCTGGTTTGCGAACGGGGATTTGCGTTTGGTTACGGGGATCTGGTGGTGGACATGCGGGCTTTGACCATCCTGGCCGACAGCGGCGCCCCGGTGGTCTTCGACGCCACCCATTCGGTGCAAAAGCCCGGCGGACTGGGCAACGCCTCCGGAGGCGAACGCCGCTTCGTGGCCCCTTTGGCCCGGGCCGCCGTGGCCACCGGAGTGGCGGCGGTGTTTCTGGAAACCCATCCCGACCCGGACCTCGCCCCCTGCGACGGCCCCAACATGGTGCCCTTCGATCAACTCGAAGCCCTGCTGCGCCAATTGAAACGATTGGACGAAGGCTTGAAGAACGGTTGA
- a CDS encoding CTP synthase, producing MAKFIFVTGGVVSSLGKGLAAASLGSLLQARGHSVTMQKLDPYINVDPGTMSPFQHGEVFVTDDGAETDLDLGHYERFLDIPMGQANNFTTGRIYQQVIRKERRGDYLGSTVQVIPHITDAIKEAILNVAGDASIAIIEIGGTVGDIESLPFLEAIRQLRIDLGRDNTLFIHLTLLPYIPTSGELKTKPTQHSVKELRAIGIQPDILVCRTDREIHASVRKKIALFCNVDPDAVICCQDQESIYRVPFALHLEGFARKALQFLNLRGAEHRMDDWESVLETIVNPSHKTTIGIVGKYVELKDAYKSLVEALTHGGIANDSRVSLRWVNADDLSQEDPAALLGGVDGILVPGGFGERGAEGKIRAVQYARENKVPYFGICLGMQMAVVEYARHVAGLEGAYSSEFSDHTPHPVIALMTEWKTEQEIQRRDTEADKGGTMRLGAYPCHLIPDSHAARAYGTPTISERHRHRYEFNNNYREQLTQAGLIISGTSPDGELVEVIEVPNHPFFVACQYHPEFKSRPRAPHPLFAAFIKASLANRRG from the coding sequence ATGGCCAAATTCATCTTCGTGACGGGCGGCGTCGTGTCGTCTCTTGGCAAGGGACTGGCCGCCGCATCCCTGGGCAGCCTGCTCCAGGCGCGCGGACACTCCGTCACCATGCAAAAACTGGATCCTTACATCAACGTCGATCCCGGCACCATGAGCCCGTTCCAGCACGGGGAGGTGTTCGTCACCGATGACGGCGCCGAAACCGATCTGGATCTGGGCCATTACGAACGATTTCTCGACATTCCGATGGGGCAGGCCAACAATTTCACCACAGGCCGCATCTATCAACAGGTGATCCGCAAGGAACGACGGGGGGATTATCTGGGTTCCACGGTGCAAGTCATTCCCCACATCACCGACGCCATCAAGGAAGCGATTCTCAACGTCGCGGGGGATGCCTCCATCGCCATCATCGAAATCGGTGGCACGGTGGGCGACATCGAATCCCTGCCCTTCCTGGAGGCGATCCGCCAATTGCGCATCGATCTGGGTCGGGACAACACCCTGTTCATCCATCTGACCCTGCTCCCCTATATTCCCACCTCCGGCGAACTGAAAACCAAACCCACCCAGCACTCGGTCAAAGAACTGCGGGCCATCGGCATTCAACCCGACATTCTGGTCTGCCGTACCGACCGGGAGATCCATGCCTCGGTGCGCAAAAAAATCGCCCTGTTTTGCAATGTGGATCCGGACGCGGTGATCTGCTGTCAGGATCAGGAGTCCATCTATCGGGTGCCCTTTGCCCTCCACCTGGAAGGCTTCGCCCGCAAGGCCCTGCAATTCCTCAATCTGCGCGGCGCGGAACACCGCATGGACGACTGGGAATCGGTGTTGGAAACCATCGTCAATCCCAGCCACAAAACCACCATCGGCATTGTCGGCAAATATGTGGAACTCAAGGACGCCTACAAGTCCTTAGTGGAAGCCCTCACCCATGGGGGCATCGCCAACGACAGCCGGGTCTCGTTGCGCTGGGTCAACGCCGACGATCTCTCCCAGGAAGATCCCGCCGCCCTGCTCGGTGGGGTGGATGGCATTCTGGTTCCCGGCGGTTTTGGCGAACGGGGAGCCGAGGGGAAAATTCGTGCGGTCCAGTACGCCCGGGAAAACAAGGTGCCCTATTTCGGCATCTGCCTGGGCATGCAAATGGCGGTGGTGGAATACGCCCGTCACGTGGCCGGATTGGAGGGGGCCTACTCCTCGGAGTTTTCGGACCACACCCCCCACCCGGTGATCGCCCTGATGACCGAATGGAAAACCGAACAGGAAATCCAGCGCCGGGATACGGAAGCCGACAAGGGGGGCACCATGCGACTCGGGGCCTATCCGTGCCATCTGATTCCGGACAGTCACGCCGCCCGGGCCTACGGCACCCCGACCATCTCCGAACGCCACCGCCACCGCTACGAATTCAACAACAACTATCGGGAACAGTTGACCCAGGCCGGTCTGATCATCTCGGGCACCAGCCCGGACGGAGAACTGGTGGAAGTAATCGAAGTGCCGAATCATCCCTTTTTCGTGGCCTGCCAGTATCATCCGGAGTTCAAATCCCGACCCCGCGCCCCCCATCCGCTGTTCGCCGCCTTCATCAAGGCGTCGCTGGCCAACCGGAGGGGATGA